In Phlebotomus papatasi isolate M1 chromosome 1, Ppap_2.1, whole genome shotgun sequence, the following proteins share a genomic window:
- the LOC129809980 gene encoding endonuclease III-like protein 1 codes for MLSRPSLIKPIKQILKMSRRRAATKKGMEESEESLPTTSAQVQKEVEKSQEDVKVKVSKWEPDNWRDTLENLREMRKDFKAPVDTMGCSKCCDDEADEKTKRFWALVSLMLSSQTKDQVTFDAMSRLKKEGLLPENLIKWETKKLEELLVPVSFYRNKAKFLKQTSQILVDKYNSDIPNTVNELMKLPGVGPKMAHICMNVAWGVVSGIGVDTHVHRITNRLKWTRKPTKDPEKTRIALEEWLPFELWDEINLILVGFGQTICTPVSPKCDACANNAICPSANVKKPKSKGKK; via the exons ATGCTAAGTAGACCTTCCCTGATCAAACCAATCAAACAAATACTAAAAATGTCTCGAAGGAGGGCTGCAACGAAGAAGGGAATGGAAGAGTCAGAAGAATCCCTGCCAACGACCTCAGCACAAGTTCAGAAAGAAGTTGAAAAGTCCCAGGAAGATGTCAAAGTAAAAGTGTCCAAGTGGGAGCCGGATAATTGGAGGGATACCTTGGAAAATCTCAGGGAAATGAGGAAGGATTTCAAAGCTCCTGTCGACACAATGGGATGCAGCAAGTGCTGCGATGATGAAGCAGATGAGAAAACCAAGAGATTCTGGGCTCTGGTATCTCTCATGCTGTCCAGTCAGACTAAGGATCAG GTGACATTTGATGCGATGTCCAGACTCAAGAAAGAGGGATTGCTACCGGAGAATCTCATCAAGTGGGAGACGAAGAAACTGGAAGAACTTCTTGTGCCAGTGTCCTTCTACAGG AACAAGGCAAAATTCCTCAAACAAACATCTCAGATTCTCGTGGACAAATACAACTCAGACATTCCCAACACTGTGAACGAGTTGATGAAACTTCCAGGAGTTGGTCCCAAGATGGCTCATATTTGCATGAATGTTGCCTGGGGCGTAGTGTCAGGCATTGGCGTGGACACTCACGTCCATCGGATCACCAATCGCTTAAAGTGGACCAGGAAGCCCACAAAAGATCCCGAAAAGACACGGATTGCCCTCGAGGAGTGGCTTCCGTTTGAACTCTGGgatgaaattaatttgattctGGTGGGATTTGGCCAGACCATATGTACCCCAGTCTCTCCAAAGTGCGATGCATGTGCAAATAATGCAATTTGTCCATCAGCCAATGTGAAGAAGCCCAAATCAAAgggcaaaaaataa
- the LOC129809981 gene encoding acylphosphatase-2, which yields MAGIISCEFEVFGIVQGVFFRKHTHKQASQLGLRGWCMNTTAGTVKGIMEGSPDQIRKMKDWLQHVGSPMSKIDKAVFSEEKSVSDYSFSSFSVKH from the exons ATGGCAGGAATAATATCCTGTGAATTTGAAGTATTTGGGATTGTTCAAG GTGTCTTCTTCAGGAAG CACACCCACAAACAAGCTAGTCAATTGGGACTGAGGGGATGGTGTATGAACACTACTGCCGGAACGGTAAAAGGAATCATGGAGGGATCTCCTGATCAAATTAGGAAAAT GAAAGATTGGTTGCAGCATGTGGGCAGTCCCATGAGCAAAATCGACAAAGCTGTCTTCAGTGAGGAGAAATCTGTCTCAGATTACTCCTTCTCAAGCTTCTCAGTCAAACACTAA
- the LOC129809982 gene encoding uncharacterized protein LOC129809982 isoform X1 — protein sequence MRRKSEIHKHFDASQDKVRCIYCNYVIIKNATRMTEHLQKCEQCPEVVRYSEFLNRPKTKVENNTIEYSPSTVKVDEPGPDFSEINDWTVFSNDDSNDMIRTMTPPPPGKRLKPEDKSQNPFIEMEDTHIDYFFKSMSLQVKTANISQQNFIDLQIAFLNLFASKVREYKS from the exons ATGAGACGCAAATCCGAGATTCATAAACACTTTGACGCATCTCAAGACAAAGTTCGCTGTATCTATTGCAATTACGTTATTATAAAAAATGCCACAAGGATGACAGAGCATCTGCAGAAATGTGAACAGTGTCCAGAGGTTGTTAGATATTCAGAGTTTCTCAATAGGCCGAAAACAAAAGTGGAAAATA ATACCATTGAATATTCTCCATCTACAGTCAAAGTGGACGAACCAGGACCAGATTTCTCAGAGATCAATGACTGGACGGTGTTCTCCAATGATGATTCCAATGATATGATAAGAACAATGACCCCTCCGCCACCGGGAAAGAGACTGAAACCAGAGGATAAGAGCCAGAATCCATTCATTGAGATGGAAGATACCCACATTGATTACTTCTTCAAGAGTATGTCCCTGCAGGTGAAGACAGCAAATATCTCTCAGCAGAACTTTATAGACTTGCAGATTGCTTTTCTCAATCTATTTGCGTCCAAGGTAAGGGAGTACAAATCATAA
- the LOC129809982 gene encoding uncharacterized protein LOC129809982 isoform X2, with the protein MRRKSEIHKHFDASQDKVRCIYCNYVIIKNATRMTEHLQKCEQCPEVVRYSEFLNRPKTKVENIKVDEPGPDFSEINDWTVFSNDDSNDMIRTMTPPPPGKRLKPEDKSQNPFIEMEDTHIDYFFKSMSLQVKTANISQQNFIDLQIAFLNLFASKVREYKS; encoded by the exons ATGAGACGCAAATCCGAGATTCATAAACACTTTGACGCATCTCAAGACAAAGTTCGCTGTATCTATTGCAATTACGTTATTATAAAAAATGCCACAAGGATGACAGAGCATCTGCAGAAATGTGAACAGTGTCCAGAGGTTGTTAGATATTCAGAGTTTCTCAATAGGCCGAAAACAAAAGTGGAAAATA TCAAAGTGGACGAACCAGGACCAGATTTCTCAGAGATCAATGACTGGACGGTGTTCTCCAATGATGATTCCAATGATATGATAAGAACAATGACCCCTCCGCCACCGGGAAAGAGACTGAAACCAGAGGATAAGAGCCAGAATCCATTCATTGAGATGGAAGATACCCACATTGATTACTTCTTCAAGAGTATGTCCCTGCAGGTGAAGACAGCAAATATCTCTCAGCAGAACTTTATAGACTTGCAGATTGCTTTTCTCAATCTATTTGCGTCCAAGGTAAGGGAGTACAAATCATAA
- the LOC129809983 gene encoding uncharacterized protein LOC129809983 produces the protein MISAEELEFEKELIQNIKEHPCLYDKDNASFQDVKYKNEKWKIVGENCKKDKTECKTKFLHLMRLFKPLFEDVLNEKITPEMAQSIFPHYNSMSYAKAFMYSQDSQDESETSNSTTPSLPEAPVSRPPVFYSISLFDKNSPELSAAPDPPIFPSRNHSRTVFSFATNATPAPATPSPAPVTPSPVPVTPSPIPVTPSSAPVTFSPVPVTPSPVSITPSPVPVTPSPAPATPSPVPVTPSSDPVTFSPAPVTLSPTPTIPSPQTNSNVSSQPFFKSVEARPAPSVPCHPPPSQKPPVPPANDPDKSHIDFFFKGVCEQVKRADLSSTEFLEFQKTVLNILASRMPISQ, from the exons ATGATTTCTGCAGAAGAATTGGAATTTGAAAAGGAACTCATCCAGAACATCAAGGAACATCCCTGTTTGTATGACAAGGACAATGCAAGCTTTCAGGATGTTAAATATAAGAATGAAAAGTGGAAAATTGTGggagaaaattgcaaaaaagaca AGACTGAATGCAAAACGAAATTCCTGCACCTCATGAGACTATTTAAGCCGCTTTTTGAAGATGTTCTCAATGAAAAAATAACTCCAGAAATGGCACAAAGCATTTTTCCGCACTACAACTCGATGAGCTATGCCAAGGCCTTTATGTATTCCCAGGATTCGCAGGATGAATCGGAAACCAGCAATAGCACAACTCCGTCCCTTCCGGAAGCTCCTGTATCGAGACCTCCTGTCTTCTACTCAATTTCTCTATTCGATAAGAACTCTCCTGAATTGTCAGCTGCTCCTGATCCCCCAATTTTCCCATCACGCAATCATTCTCGAACAGTTTTTAGCTTTGCAACAAATGCTACTCCAGCTCCAGCTACTCCCAGTCCAGCTCCAGTTACGCCCAGTCCGGTTCCAGTTACTCCCAGTCCCATTCCAGTTACGCCCAGTTCAGCTCCAGTTACTTTCAGTCCGGTTCCAGTTACTCCCAGTCCGGTTTCAATTACGCCGAGTCCGGTTCCAGTTACTCCCAGTCCAGCTCCAGCTACTCCCAGTCCGGTTCCAGTTACGCCCAGTTCAGATCCAGTTACTTTCAGTCCAGCTCCAGTTACTCTCAGTCCAACTCCAACTATTCCCAGTCCCCAAACTAATTCAAACGTCTCTTCACAACCTTTCTTTAAATCGGTAGAAGCACGTCCAGCTCCTTCGGTTCCTTGTCATCCACCTCCTTCACAGAAGCCTCCAGTCCCTCCAGCCAATGACCCGGACAAATCCCATATCGATTTCTTCTTCAAAGGCGTTTGTGAGCAAGTCAAAAGGGCAGATTTGTCCAGCACAGAATTTCTTGAATTTCAAAAGACTGTCCTCAATATCTTGGCATCGAGGATGCCAATCTCACAGTAA
- the LOC129809984 gene encoding component of gems protein 1-like, whose protein sequence is MSVPVPWGQEETRKFEQNLIDYVRAYPCLYDRKDPKFNDSKIRNQMWKVVASKCDSTITQCKKRFSRLISRFLQIHEQILAGSISLQNGKRQFPYYDSMQYATAFFQFGELMQDPDDHQDPEYEDDPMSERFSQDRNSYDSSSYSQNYGQPGPQMGRNFPDRFSSFGPPPNNLYPQGNPSASFSRPTQFNPSGMGGSMGMGMGSNLNNSVNGMNFSNNNFNSNNMNRMDFMNDRRPQNMPQNPQERNSNMHQQPGRNYDDSGAERDWSHVDFFFRGISQQVKRAHLNGEEFLDLQATILNVLSSKLPSYK, encoded by the exons atgtctgtaCCTGTTCCGTGGGGTCAAGAAGAAACGAGGAAATTTGAGCAGAATCTAATTGATTACGTGAGAGCCTATCCTTGTTTGTATGACCGGAAGGATCCCAAGTTTAATGATTCCAAGATTAGAAACCAAATGTGGAAGGTGGTGGCCAGTAAATGCGATAGTACAA TCACTCAATGCAAAAAGAGATTTTCGAGACTTATCAGTAGATTCCTGCAAATCCATGAACAAATATTGGCTGGATCTATAAGTCTCCAAAATGGCAAAAGGCAATTTCCGTACTACGATTCTATGCAGTATGCCACAGCTTTCTTCCAATTTGGTGAACTCATGCAGGATCCTGATGATCACCAGGATCCAGAATATGAAGATGACCCAATGAGTGAGAGATTTAGTCAAGATCGCAATTCGTATGATTCATCGTCTTACTCCCAGAATTATGGACAACCTGGTCCTCAAATGGGAAGAAACTTTCCTGATAGATTTTCTTCATTTGGACCTCCACCAAACAATCTATACCCTCAGGGCAATCCCTCAGCATCCTTCTCAAGACCAACGCAATTCAATCCCAGTGGGATGGGTGGAAGCATGGGAATGGGTATGGGCAGCAACCTGAACAACAGTGTGAACGGgatgaatttttccaataataacttCAACAGCAACAATATGAACAGAATGGACTTTATGAATGATCGACGTCCTCAGAATATGCCCCAGAATCCACAAGAGAGGAATTCAAACATGCATCAGCAGCCAGGAAGGAATTATGATGATTCCGGAGCTGAGCGAGATTGGTCCCATGTGGATTTTTTCTTCAGAGGCATCTCACAGCAAGTCAAGAGAGCTCATTTAAATGGAGAAGAATTTCTGGATTTGCAGGCAACAATTCTCAATGTATTGTCAAGCAAGTTGCCCTcatataaataa